In one window of Erwinia tasmaniensis Et1/99 DNA:
- the qseG gene encoding two-component system QseEF-associated lipoprotein QseG gives MQLPHFSAVVKRGGFGRSFIIVLLAFGLMACSQKQPQYVAEGADSTLTEPQQDVADFHLVSCQYVWSYMGDAALNNPLYWQRAIDCAVRLTPAEARAKAKGQPVDSWQNAFRQAVLLSHGNVTPIERRHFLQRLDSYAQDYPAPVRPLLILWRDGQRALLQLSAERSRYAALEQSTQAERVALREQQTELQKELATTRRKLDRLTDIERQLSARRPADASESNGHDAGAAENSSADEANP, from the coding sequence ATGCAACTGCCCCATTTTTCTGCCGTAGTGAAGCGCGGAGGTTTTGGCCGATCTTTCATCATCGTTTTGCTGGCGTTCGGCCTGATGGCATGCAGTCAGAAACAGCCGCAGTATGTGGCGGAGGGGGCGGACAGCACCTTGACTGAACCTCAACAGGACGTTGCCGATTTTCATCTGGTTAGCTGTCAATATGTCTGGTCCTATATGGGCGATGCGGCGCTGAATAACCCGCTTTACTGGCAGCGCGCCATAGACTGTGCTGTGCGCCTGACGCCTGCGGAAGCCCGCGCAAAAGCCAAAGGCCAGCCGGTGGATAGCTGGCAAAATGCTTTCAGGCAGGCGGTATTGCTTAGCCACGGTAACGTTACCCCTATTGAGCGACGTCATTTTCTACAACGGCTGGATAGCTACGCGCAGGATTACCCGGCGCCGGTGCGGCCCTTACTGATATTGTGGCGTGATGGGCAGAGGGCGCTGCTGCAATTATCCGCAGAGCGGTCACGATACGCCGCTTTAGAGCAGAGTACTCAGGCTGAACGTGTTGCGCTGCGCGAGCAGCAAACGGAACTTCAAAAAGAGCTGGCTACCACAAGACGCAAATTAGACAGGCTGACGGATATCGAACGCCAGCTCTCCGCGCGTCGTCCGGCAGACGCGAGCGAAAGCAATGGTCATGACGCCGGGGCAGCGGAAAATTCATCAGCGGATGAGGCAAATCCATGA
- the glrR gene encoding two-component system response regulator GlrR, with amino-acid sequence MIKTSVRLLLVDDDPSLLKLLGMRLRSEGFTVVTAGSGPEALRVLNRENFDLTISDLRMDEMDGMTLFVEIQKLKPGMPVIILTAHGSIPDAVAATRQGVFSFLTKPVDRDALYKAIDEALAHRAPVADEAWRANIVTRSPLMLRLLEQTRMVAQSDVSVLIHGQSGTGKEVLAQAIHGASPRAGKTFIAINCGALPEQLLESELFGHAKGAFTGAVSSREGLFQAAEGGTLFLDEIGDMPQALQVKLLRVLQERKVRPLGSNLDVDINVRIISATHRDLPKAMEKNEFREDLFYRLNVVSLKIPALHERAEDIPLLATHLLRQSAERHKPFVRSFSTDAMRRLMAASWPGNVRQLVNVIEQCVALTSAPVISDVLVEQALAGENTVLPTFVEARNQFELNYLRKLLQMTKGNVTNAARLAGRNRTEFYKLLSRHELDAADFKG; translated from the coding sequence ATGATCAAAACATCGGTGCGATTACTGCTGGTCGATGATGACCCCAGCTTGCTTAAGCTGCTGGGAATGCGCCTGCGCAGTGAAGGTTTCACCGTGGTTACCGCCGGCAGCGGCCCGGAGGCGCTGCGTGTGCTCAACCGCGAAAACTTCGATCTGACCATCAGCGATCTGCGCATGGATGAAATGGACGGTATGACGCTGTTTGTTGAGATCCAGAAGCTAAAGCCCGGCATGCCGGTGATTATTCTTACCGCACATGGTTCGATCCCTGATGCCGTGGCGGCTACCCGCCAGGGGGTATTCAGCTTTCTCACCAAACCGGTCGATCGCGATGCACTTTATAAGGCCATTGATGAGGCGCTGGCACATCGAGCGCCCGTTGCAGACGAAGCCTGGCGTGCCAATATCGTCACCCGTAGCCCACTGATGCTGCGTCTGCTTGAGCAGACCCGCATGGTCGCCCAGTCTGATGTCAGCGTATTGATCCACGGCCAGAGCGGCACGGGGAAAGAGGTGCTGGCCCAGGCGATACATGGTGCCAGCCCGCGTGCAGGCAAAACCTTTATCGCCATCAACTGCGGTGCGCTGCCGGAACAGCTGCTGGAGTCAGAACTGTTCGGCCACGCGAAAGGGGCCTTTACCGGGGCGGTCAGCAGCCGCGAGGGGCTGTTCCAGGCCGCCGAAGGGGGAACGCTGTTCCTTGATGAGATAGGCGATATGCCACAGGCGCTGCAGGTCAAACTGCTGCGCGTATTGCAGGAGAGAAAAGTACGGCCGCTGGGCAGCAATCTCGACGTGGATATCAACGTTCGGATTATCTCCGCTACCCATCGCGACCTGCCCAAGGCGATGGAGAAAAACGAGTTCCGCGAGGATTTATTCTATCGCCTCAACGTGGTGAGCCTGAAAATTCCGGCGCTGCATGAGCGCGCCGAGGACATTCCGCTGCTGGCGACCCACCTACTGAGGCAGTCGGCCGAAAGGCATAAGCCCTTTGTGCGCAGCTTCTCGACCGATGCGATGCGCCGTCTGATGGCGGCCAGCTGGCCTGGCAACGTACGACAGTTGGTCAACGTCATTGAGCAGTGCGTGGCGTTAACGTCGGCACCGGTGATTAGCGATGTGCTGGTTGAACAGGCGCTGGCGGGAGAAAACACGGTATTGCCAACGTTTGTCGAGGCGCGTAACCAGTTTGAATTGAACTACTTGCGTAAACTGCTGCAAATGACGAAAGGCAATGTGACCAACGCCGCGCGTCTGGCAGGCCGTAACCGTACCGAGTTTTATAAGCTACTATCACGCCATGAACTGGATGCGGCAGATTTCAAAGGATAA
- the glnB gene encoding nitrogen regulatory protein P-II: MKKIDAIIKPFKLDDVREALAEVGITGMTVTEVKGFGRQKGHTELYRGAEYMVDFLPKVKIEIVIADDIVDTCVDTIMRTAQTGKIGDGKIFVYDVARVVRIRTGEEDEEAI; the protein is encoded by the coding sequence ATGAAAAAGATTGATGCAATTATCAAGCCGTTCAAACTGGATGATGTGCGTGAAGCGCTGGCCGAGGTCGGCATCACCGGAATGACGGTGACGGAAGTCAAAGGATTTGGTCGCCAGAAAGGGCACACCGAGCTTTACCGTGGCGCAGAATATATGGTCGATTTTTTGCCTAAGGTAAAGATTGAAATTGTGATCGCTGACGACATCGTCGATACCTGCGTTGATACCATTATGCGCACGGCACAGACCGGAAAAATCGGCGATGGCAAAATTTTCGTCTACGACGTGGCGCGAGTGGTTCGCATCCGTACCGGCGAAGAAGATGAGGAAGCGATCTGA
- the hmpA gene encoding NO-inducible flavohemoprotein gives MLDSQTIATVKSTLPAVAELGPRLTEHFYQRLFDHHPELKDIFNMSNQSNGNQRVALFNAIAAYASNLDNLAALGPAVEKIAQKHTTFAVSPAQYAVVGQHLLATIDEMLHPGDDVLAAWGKAYGVLAGVFVQREEQIYQQSEEKSGGWRGQREFVISEVIPQGSMIKSFVLTPVDGRPVADYRPGQYLALWVTDPSFENQEIRQYSLTRTPNGRDYRIAVRHQPGGTLSSWLHQQQPGSRLHLSPPAGDFFIDIDARTPVALISGGVGLTPMLAMLHKLAQDKHPAPVQWLHATENGNTHAFAEEVSALGARLPDFSQHIWYQHPLEEDKGTCHHRGLMDLLPLKSCFSDRAQHYYLCGPLAFMRSVEQSLVQLGVGQSHIHYEVFGPHSTL, from the coding sequence ATGCTGGATAGCCAAACCATTGCCACCGTTAAATCAACCCTTCCCGCCGTTGCAGAACTGGGGCCACGCCTTACTGAACATTTCTATCAACGTTTGTTCGACCATCACCCTGAGCTGAAAGATATCTTTAATATGAGCAACCAGAGCAACGGCAATCAACGTGTCGCCCTGTTCAATGCTATCGCGGCTTATGCCAGCAACCTGGACAATCTGGCGGCACTCGGCCCGGCGGTGGAAAAAATCGCGCAAAAACACACCACTTTTGCCGTGAGTCCCGCCCAATATGCCGTGGTCGGACAGCATCTGCTGGCAACCATTGACGAAATGCTGCATCCCGGCGACGACGTTCTGGCAGCCTGGGGCAAAGCCTACGGCGTATTGGCCGGCGTATTCGTGCAGCGTGAAGAGCAGATTTATCAGCAGTCGGAAGAAAAAAGTGGCGGCTGGCGCGGTCAGCGTGAGTTCGTTATCAGTGAAGTCATTCCGCAGGGCTCGATGATTAAGAGTTTTGTGCTGACGCCGGTCGACGGCAGACCGGTAGCCGACTATCGTCCGGGGCAGTATCTGGCGCTGTGGGTGACGGATCCATCGTTTGAAAATCAGGAGATTCGTCAATATTCCCTGACGCGTACCCCCAACGGTCGTGATTATCGTATTGCCGTGCGTCATCAGCCGGGTGGAACCTTGTCAAGCTGGCTGCACCAGCAGCAGCCGGGCTCACGTTTGCATCTGTCGCCACCTGCGGGTGATTTCTTTATTGATATCGACGCACGCACGCCGGTGGCGTTGATTTCCGGCGGCGTCGGCCTGACGCCAATGCTGGCGATGCTGCACAAGCTGGCGCAGGATAAGCATCCCGCCCCGGTACAATGGCTGCACGCCACGGAAAATGGCAACACGCATGCTTTCGCGGAAGAAGTAAGCGCACTGGGAGCACGGCTGCCTGATTTCTCGCAGCATATCTGGTATCAGCATCCCCTGGAGGAGGATAAAGGGACCTGTCACCATCGGGGTTTGATGGATCTGCTGCCGCTGAAGTCCTGTTTTAGCGATCGGGCGCAGCATTATTATCTGTGCGGCCCGCTGGCGTTTATGAGATCCGTGGAACAAAGCCTGGTGCAGCTTGGCGTAGGGCAGAGCCACATCCACTATGAGGTGTTTGGGCCGCATAGCACCCTTTAA
- the glyA gene encoding serine hydroxymethyltransferase: MLKRDMNIADYDADLWQAMEQEKVRQEEHIELIASENYTSPRVMQAQGSQLTNKYAEGYPGKRYYGGCEHVDIVEQLAIERAKELFGADYANVQPHSGSQANFAVYTALLQPGDTILGMNLAHGGHLTHGSPVNLSGKLYNVIPYGIDETGKIDYNELAELAKEHQPKMIVGGFSAYSGICDWEKMREIADSIGAYLFVDMAHVAGLVAADVYPNPVPHAHIVTTTTHKTLAGPRGGLILAKGGDEDLYKKLNSGVFPGSQGGPLMHVIAGKAVAFKEAMEPEFKTYQQQVAKNAKAMVEVFLARGYNVVSGGTHNHLFLLDLVDKNLTGKEADAALGRANITVNKNSVPNDPKSPFVTSGIRIGSPAVTRRGFKEAEVRELAGWISDILDNITDEGVSERVKKQVLDICARFPVYA, encoded by the coding sequence ATGTTAAAGCGTGATATGAACATTGCCGATTACGATGCCGATTTGTGGCAGGCGATGGAGCAAGAGAAAGTGCGTCAGGAAGAGCATATTGAGCTGATTGCCTCAGAAAACTATACCAGCCCTCGTGTCATGCAGGCTCAGGGATCTCAGCTGACCAACAAATATGCTGAAGGCTATCCGGGCAAGCGCTACTACGGCGGCTGCGAACATGTGGATATCGTTGAGCAACTGGCTATCGAGCGCGCTAAAGAGCTGTTTGGTGCTGACTATGCCAACGTGCAGCCGCATTCTGGCTCCCAGGCTAACTTCGCCGTTTACACGGCGCTGCTACAGCCGGGTGATACCATTCTGGGCATGAACCTGGCTCACGGTGGCCACCTGACCCACGGCTCTCCGGTTAACCTGTCCGGTAAGCTATATAACGTCATCCCTTACGGTATCGACGAAACCGGTAAAATTGATTACAACGAGCTGGCCGAACTGGCTAAAGAGCATCAGCCAAAAATGATCGTGGGCGGTTTCTCTGCCTATTCCGGCATATGTGACTGGGAAAAAATGCGTGAAATCGCCGACAGCATCGGGGCTTACCTGTTTGTTGATATGGCACACGTTGCAGGTCTGGTTGCTGCGGACGTGTATCCGAACCCCGTACCGCATGCCCATATCGTCACCACCACAACCCATAAAACGCTGGCAGGGCCACGCGGCGGTCTGATCCTGGCGAAAGGCGGTGATGAGGACCTGTACAAAAAGCTGAATTCAGGCGTCTTCCCTGGCAGCCAGGGCGGCCCGCTGATGCACGTTATCGCGGGTAAAGCGGTGGCGTTCAAAGAAGCGATGGAGCCTGAGTTTAAAACCTATCAGCAGCAGGTTGCGAAAAACGCCAAAGCGATGGTGGAAGTGTTCCTTGCTCGCGGTTACAACGTTGTATCCGGCGGTACGCACAACCATCTTTTCCTGCTGGATTTGGTAGACAAAAATCTCACCGGTAAAGAAGCGGATGCGGCCCTGGGCCGAGCCAACATTACCGTGAACAAAAACAGCGTGCCTAACGATCCGAAGAGTCCGTTTGTGACTTCCGGTATCCGCATCGGTTCGCCAGCGGTGACGCGTCGCGGCTTTAAAGAAGCTGAAGTGCGCGAGCTGGCCGGCTGGATCAGCGATATTCTTGATAATATCACTGACGAAGGCGTGAGCGAGCGCGTGAAGAAGCAGGTGCTGGATATCTGCGCCCGTTTCCCGGTCTACGCATAA
- the csiE gene encoding stationary phase inducible protein CsiE: protein MTSDYLSEGAALSTAQRRCRLLLMLLLPNHDVTLASICQLNGGDRTLARQDIAELAAEIQRNHHLAINPDEAGHLYLSGTPLDQRLCLLHGLRRALRLSPQFVSGWFADAVKRRLLTQPVDKALYDEHNLTVLIQHCSQQLAREFSARDGFFLQIWLRYSLAWHCQPEFSPRQRQWLLGKTEYVLAKEIARCWQKRGYQTDAHLAMLLTLMFSQLHTPLAATVTGENERALLQAVESSIARFQHIAGIEFRHRPDLSARLYTHLAQALERALFAIGIDDNLSENICLHYPRLLRTTRKAMKPFEQQYAVTFSHQEMELVAIIFGAWLVQENALHEKQVLLLTGDNPGLEQQIEQQLRELTLLPLNIKYQDVHDFQHNSAPPGITLVISPYPTSLPLYSPPFIYTELPLGEHQLRSLRTLLES from the coding sequence ATGACGAGTGACTATTTATCTGAAGGTGCTGCCCTCTCCACCGCGCAGCGCCGCTGCCGCCTGCTGTTAATGCTCCTCTTGCCTAACCACGACGTCACGCTGGCGTCAATTTGTCAGCTCAACGGTGGCGATCGCACCCTCGCGCGACAAGATATAGCGGAGCTGGCAGCAGAAATCCAGCGCAATCACCACCTGGCTATTAATCCAGACGAAGCGGGGCACCTGTATCTCAGCGGCACGCCGCTGGACCAGCGGCTGTGCCTGCTGCACGGCTTGCGCCGGGCGCTGCGACTGTCTCCGCAGTTTGTCAGCGGCTGGTTTGCAGATGCCGTAAAGCGCCGCCTGCTGACGCAGCCCGTCGATAAGGCCCTGTATGATGAGCACAATCTGACGGTGCTGATCCAACACTGTTCGCAGCAATTGGCGCGTGAATTTAGCGCCCGCGACGGCTTTTTCCTGCAAATTTGGCTACGTTACTCGCTTGCATGGCACTGCCAGCCGGAGTTCAGCCCGCGGCAACGGCAGTGGCTGCTCGGTAAAACGGAATATGTACTGGCTAAAGAGATTGCTCGCTGCTGGCAAAAGCGCGGCTATCAGACCGATGCCCATCTGGCGATGTTACTGACTCTGATGTTCAGCCAGCTACATACTCCGCTAGCGGCGACAGTAACCGGAGAAAATGAGCGTGCCCTGCTACAGGCCGTAGAGTCTTCGATTGCGCGCTTTCAGCACATCGCAGGTATCGAATTTCGTCATAGGCCCGATCTCAGCGCGCGCCTCTATACTCATCTGGCCCAGGCGCTGGAGCGCGCGCTGTTCGCCATAGGTATTGATGACAACCTGTCAGAGAATATCTGCCTACACTATCCCCGCCTGCTGCGCACCACGCGTAAGGCGATGAAGCCTTTTGAACAGCAGTATGCGGTCACGTTTTCTCATCAAGAGATGGAGCTGGTTGCGATTATTTTTGGCGCATGGCTGGTGCAGGAAAACGCCCTGCATGAGAAGCAGGTGCTGCTGCTTACGGGAGACAATCCGGGGCTAGAGCAGCAGATTGAGCAACAGTTACGTGAGCTGACCCTGCTGCCGCTGAATATCAAATATCAGGATGTTCACGACTTTCAGCATAACAGCGCGCCGCCCGGCATAACGCTGGTCATTAGCCCCTATCCCACTTCGCTACCGCTCTACTCTCCCCCTTTTATCTATACTGAGCTGCCGCTGGGAGAACACCAGCTGCGCAGTCTTCGCACGCTGCTGGAGTCTTAG
- a CDS encoding DUF1007 family protein, with product MLHYNKLGVPLCWLMAIGTPAVSAHPHSFIAMQTTLVHQEGQLSGLKMRWVMDEITSADLLYDAGKAQPDSVVWKKLAAEVMANVLVQHYFTEFWHQKQPVKFDKMPKQYGLSRQGNRAVLEFILPLAHPQPLKGQRYTFSTFDPTYFVDMTYDSEKDLTLPPELASQCRLQLQTPQPGASLKAYALALDKNDAPTDEMELGRQFAQQVTLVCR from the coding sequence GTGTTACATTATAACAAATTGGGCGTTCCGCTATGTTGGCTGATGGCCATTGGTACGCCGGCAGTCTCGGCGCATCCGCATAGTTTTATCGCAATGCAGACCACGCTGGTGCATCAGGAAGGACAGCTTTCCGGGTTAAAAATGCGCTGGGTGATGGATGAAATCACCTCTGCCGATCTGCTTTATGATGCGGGTAAAGCGCAGCCTGATTCGGTGGTCTGGAAAAAGCTGGCGGCTGAAGTGATGGCCAACGTTCTCGTACAACACTATTTCACCGAATTCTGGCACCAGAAGCAGCCGGTTAAGTTTGACAAGATGCCGAAGCAGTATGGGTTGTCGCGTCAGGGAAACAGGGCGGTGCTGGAGTTTATTTTGCCGCTGGCTCATCCGCAGCCCTTAAAAGGCCAGCGTTACACATTTTCCACTTTTGACCCGACCTACTTTGTCGATATGACTTACGATTCTGAAAAAGATTTAACCTTACCGCCGGAGCTGGCCTCACAGTGCCGCTTGCAGCTACAGACTCCGCAACCCGGTGCCTCGCTAAAGGCCTACGCACTGGCGCTGGATAAGAACGATGCGCCGACGGATGAGATGGAACTTGGCCGGCAGTTTGCTCAACAGGTGACGTTGGTATGTCGGTGA
- a CDS encoding nickel/cobalt transporter: protein MSVTMQITRRYGAWFLLLALLAGGGLLLWQYWPQMLWQSALWQKDLHRQMTQLLQQVAENPQQAGLALMGFSLLYGILHALGPGHGKVIIATFLATHPTKMKTSLQLTLAAALVQGGIAIALVTLVLGILQLSARQLHLSSYWLEKGSYLLVIGLGLWLCWRALRKLALQRAAVPPSMKINRILPAGKQHGAHCGCGHQHVPDANRLAQAPGWQTKTMVVLSMGLRPCSGAIMMLLFSKVVGVWFWGVLSALVMAMGTALTVSAMALLVHLSRKLALRFSRDDSRTSWQIIVLNSLALLGGMVLVAVGALLWLSAQPAMSGGIRPMF, encoded by the coding sequence ATGTCGGTGACAATGCAAATAACGCGTCGATACGGCGCGTGGTTTCTGCTTCTGGCGCTGCTGGCCGGCGGTGGGCTCCTGCTATGGCAATACTGGCCGCAAATGCTCTGGCAAAGTGCCCTGTGGCAAAAAGACTTGCACCGACAGATGACCCAGCTGTTGCAGCAGGTCGCCGAAAACCCGCAGCAGGCGGGGCTGGCGCTAATGGGATTTAGCCTGCTGTATGGCATTTTACATGCCCTGGGGCCGGGGCATGGCAAGGTGATCATCGCAACGTTTCTTGCTACTCATCCAACGAAAATGAAAACCAGCCTTCAACTGACGCTGGCAGCCGCACTGGTGCAGGGCGGTATCGCCATTGCGCTGGTTACGCTGGTGCTGGGTATACTTCAGCTTTCCGCCCGTCAGCTCCATCTCAGCAGCTACTGGCTGGAAAAGGGCAGCTACCTGCTGGTTATCGGGTTGGGGTTGTGGCTGTGCTGGCGTGCATTAAGAAAACTGGCGCTTCAGCGGGCAGCCGTGCCGCCGAGCATGAAGATAAATCGTATTCTGCCCGCAGGAAAGCAGCATGGCGCGCACTGTGGGTGCGGTCATCAACATGTGCCGGACGCGAATAGGCTGGCGCAGGCACCGGGGTGGCAGACAAAAACAATGGTGGTGCTGTCGATGGGATTACGTCCCTGTTCAGGCGCCATTATGATGCTGCTGTTTTCCAAAGTGGTCGGCGTCTGGTTCTGGGGTGTGCTGTCTGCCCTGGTGATGGCGATGGGAACGGCGCTGACCGTCTCGGCTATGGCGTTGCTGGTACATCTTTCCAGGAAGCTCGCGCTGCGTTTCAGTCGTGATGATAGCCGGACGAGCTGGCAAATTATCGTGCTGAATAGTCTGGCGTTGCTTGGGGGGATGGTGCTGGTGGCTGTGGGAGCACTATTATGGCTTAGTGCGCAACCGGCAATGTCTGGCGGCATCCGGCCAATGTTCTAA
- the suhB gene encoding inositol-1-monophosphatase, whose amino-acid sequence MHPMLNIAVRAARKAGNVIAKHYETPDSVEASQKGSNDFVTNVDREAERQIIEVIRKSYPKHTIITEESGELQGEDQDVQWVIDPLDGTTNYIKRLPHFSISIAVRIKGRTEVAVVYDPMRNELFSAVRGQGTQLNGYRLRGGTARDLDGTILATGFPFKVKQHATPYINIVGKLFTQCADFRRSGSAALDLAYVAAGRVDGYFEIGLKPWDFAAGELLVREAGGLVTDFIGAHGYMHSGNIVAGNPRVVKAMLANMRDELSEALKR is encoded by the coding sequence ATGCATCCGATGCTCAACATTGCCGTGCGCGCTGCGCGCAAGGCCGGAAACGTAATTGCCAAGCACTATGAAACCCCGGACTCCGTCGAAGCCAGCCAGAAAGGCAGCAATGACTTTGTCACCAATGTTGACCGCGAAGCGGAACGCCAGATTATTGAAGTGATCCGCAAGTCTTACCCAAAGCACACCATCATTACTGAAGAAAGCGGTGAGCTACAGGGCGAAGATCAGGATGTGCAATGGGTTATCGATCCACTGGATGGCACCACCAACTACATCAAACGCCTGCCTCATTTCAGTATTTCTATCGCCGTACGCATTAAAGGCCGTACCGAAGTGGCGGTCGTCTACGATCCGATGCGTAATGAACTGTTCAGCGCCGTGCGCGGCCAGGGCACCCAGCTAAATGGCTACCGTCTGCGCGGCGGCACCGCTCGCGACCTGGACGGCACCATTCTGGCAACCGGCTTCCCGTTCAAAGTGAAGCAACACGCTACCCCTTATATCAACATCGTAGGCAAACTGTTCACCCAGTGCGCCGATTTCCGCCGCAGCGGTTCTGCCGCGCTGGACTTGGCCTACGTGGCAGCAGGCCGCGTCGACGGTTATTTTGAGATTGGCCTTAAGCCGTGGGATTTTGCCGCCGGTGAACTGCTGGTGCGCGAAGCGGGCGGCCTGGTCACCGACTTTATCGGCGCTCATGGCTACATGCACTCCGGTAACATCGTTGCGGGCAATCCGCGCGTAGTGAAAGCGATGCTGGCCAACATGCGCGACGAGCTGAGCGAAGCGCTTAAGCGTTAA
- the trmJ gene encoding tRNA (cytosine(32)/uridine(32)-2'-O)-methyltransferase TrmJ: MLQNIRIVLVETSHTGNMGSVARAMKTMGLTSLYLVNPLVKPDSQAIALAAGASDVIGEAKIVDTLDEAISGCSLVVGTSARSRSLPWPMLDPRECGIKSVEEGQHAPVALVFGRERVGLTNEELQKCHYHVAIAANPDYSSLNLAMAVQIIAYEVRMAFLQSVEAPQAQCDDSPYPLVDDLERFYQHMEKMMTDSGFIRAASPGQVMSKMRRLFTRARPERDELNILRGMLSSLEKRQGD, from the coding sequence ATGCTGCAAAATATCCGAATTGTGCTGGTAGAAACGTCTCATACCGGCAACATGGGTTCCGTTGCCCGTGCGATGAAAACGATGGGCTTAACCAGCCTTTATCTGGTCAATCCACTGGTCAAACCCGATTCACAGGCGATAGCGCTGGCCGCCGGAGCCAGTGATGTGATCGGCGAAGCAAAAATCGTTGATACCCTCGATGAAGCGATATCCGGTTGCAGCCTTGTGGTTGGCACCAGCGCGCGTTCACGCTCTTTGCCATGGCCCATGCTGGACCCACGGGAATGCGGGATAAAAAGCGTTGAAGAAGGGCAGCACGCCCCGGTAGCGCTGGTGTTTGGTCGCGAACGCGTTGGGTTGACGAACGAAGAGCTGCAAAAGTGCCACTATCATGTCGCAATCGCCGCTAACCCGGATTACAGCTCGCTGAATCTGGCGATGGCAGTACAGATTATTGCCTATGAGGTGCGCATGGCTTTCCTGCAATCCGTGGAAGCACCGCAGGCGCAGTGTGATGATTCTCCTTATCCGCTGGTGGACGATCTTGAACGTTTCTATCAGCATATGGAAAAAATGATGACGGACAGCGGGTTTATCCGCGCGGCCAGTCCGGGACAGGTGATGAGCAAAATGCGCCGCCTGTTTACCCGTGCCCGCCCGGAGCGTGATGAGCTGAATATTTTGCGCGGCATGCTCTCGTCTCTTGAGAAACGGCAGGGCGATTAA
- the iscR gene encoding Fe-S cluster assembly transcriptional regulator IscR, producing the protein MRLTSKGRYAVTAMLDVALHSHEGPVPLADISERQGISLSYLEQLFSRLRKNGLVASVRGPGGGYLLGKAADAIAVGAVITAVDESVDATKCQGKEGCQGGERCLTHVLWRDLSERISDFLNNITLAELVNNQEILVVADRQNSNEIRRAPHGRMHETINVNLRA; encoded by the coding sequence ATGAGACTGACATCCAAAGGCCGTTATGCTGTTACCGCTATGCTTGATGTTGCGCTGCATTCTCACGAAGGCCCGGTGCCTTTAGCTGATATTTCAGAGCGTCAGGGCATTTCCCTTTCTTATCTTGAGCAGCTGTTCTCACGTCTGCGTAAGAATGGCCTGGTAGCCAGCGTGCGCGGTCCGGGCGGCGGTTATCTGCTGGGTAAAGCCGCCGATGCTATTGCGGTTGGTGCAGTGATCACCGCCGTTGATGAGTCGGTGGATGCGACCAAATGCCAGGGTAAAGAAGGCTGTCAGGGCGGCGAGCGTTGCCTGACTCACGTTCTGTGGCGTGACCTAAGCGAGCGTATCAGCGACTTCCTGAATAATATTACCCTGGCCGAGTTGGTTAACAACCAGGAGATCCTGGTCGTTGCGGACCGCCAGAATAGCAATGAAATCCGTCGTGCGCCTCATGGCCGCATGCACGAGACGATTAACGTCAATCTGCGCGCCTGA